In the Loxodonta africana isolate mLoxAfr1 chromosome 1, mLoxAfr1.hap2, whole genome shotgun sequence genome, one interval contains:
- the LOC100666412 gene encoding olfactory receptor 2W1 produces MNQNNYSSLHGFILLGFSDHPKLEMVLSGVVTIFYLITLVGNTAIIVASLLDSHLHTPMYFLLRNLSFLDLCFTTSIIPQMLVNLWGPDKTISYVGCVIQLYVQMWLGSIECLLLAVMSYDRFTAICKPLHYLVIMNPHLCLKMIIMVWGISLACSVVLCTLTLNLPRCGNNLLDHFLCELPALVKIACIDTTTFELSVFALGIVVVLTPLLLILISYGYIAQAVLRMKSKAGQRKAINTCGSHLTVVSIFYGTIIYMYLQPGNSASKDHGKFLTLFYTIITPSLNPLIYTLRNKDMKDALKKLVRVAYESTKMKRKRKS; encoded by the coding sequence ATGAACCAAAACAATTATAGTTCTCTACATGGTTTTATTCTGCTTGGCTTCTCTGATCATCCCAAACTGGAGATGGTCCTGTCAGGAGTTGTCACCATCTTCTACTTAATTACATTGGTGGGTAACACAGCCATCATTGTTGCATCTCTCCTGGATTCCCATCTGCACACACCAATGTATTTTCTTCTCAGGAATTTATCTTTTCTAGATCTGTGCTTTACTACCAGCATCATACCTCAGATGCTGGTTAACTTGTGGGGCCCTGATAAGACCATCAGCTATGTGGGTTGTGTCATTCAACTCTATGTTCAAATGTGGTTGGGTTCCATTGAGTGCCTTCTCCTGGCTGTCATGTCCTATGATCGTTTTACAGCTATTTGTAAACCCTTGCATTATTTGGTAATCATGAACCCACATCTTTGTCTCAAGATGATCATCATGGTTTGGGGTATTAGTTTGGCCTGTTCCGTAGTATTATGTACACTCACACTGAATTTACCTAGATGTGGAAACAACCTTCTAGATCATTTTTTGTGTGAGTTGCCAGCTCTGGTCAAAATAGCTTGTATAGATACCACAACTTTTGAACTGTCTGTTTTTGCTTTAGGAATTGTCGTTGTCCTTACACCCCTCCTCCTTATTCTTATATCCTATGGTTACATTGCACAAGCTGTGCTGAGAATGAAGTCCAAAGCTGGCCAACGAAAAGCAATTAATACCTGTGGATCTCATCTCACTGTGGTGTCCATCTTCTATGGAACCATCATCTACATGTACCTTCAGCCAGGTAACAGTGCCTCCAAAGACCATGGCAAGTTCCTCACCCTCTTTTACACCATCATCACTCCAAGTCTGAACCCCCTCATCTACACCTTGAGGAATAAGGACATGAAGGATGCACTAAAGAAGTTGGTGAGGGTTGCGTATGAGtctacaaaaatgaagaggaaacgGAAATCGTAG